A single window of Flagellimonas maritima DNA harbors:
- a CDS encoding glycosyltransferase family 2 protein — MSTVTDALLSIVVPLYNEEDNVVLLTEKIHKSLSGYNYQIIYIDDFSTDNTRSIAKGMDDEKVHLIELKKNYGQSLALAAGIDYAEGEYIITMDGDLQNDPSDIPQMLEYAIGDEYDLITGIRQKRKDSLVKKIPSKIANFLVRRVTKLDIKDNGCALKVFTKDIAKGLNLYGEMHRFITLLAYLEGAQIKQVPVKHHARHAGVSKYGLERVFKVVADMMLLLFIRKYFQRPIHLFGIFGVLLIILGFLINIYLLIVKLGFGEDIGSRPLLIFGMMFILGGIQLFTIGIVMELLIRTYYESQQKRPYRVKKITIGEGKAA; from the coding sequence TTGTCCCATTATATAATGAAGAAGACAATGTGGTTTTATTGACTGAAAAAATCCATAAAAGCCTATCCGGTTACAATTACCAAATAATCTATATTGATGATTTTTCTACCGATAATACGAGAAGTATTGCCAAGGGAATGGATGATGAAAAGGTACACCTCATAGAACTCAAAAAGAACTACGGACAGAGTTTGGCGCTTGCAGCGGGCATCGATTACGCCGAGGGTGAATATATTATCACCATGGACGGTGATTTGCAAAACGACCCCTCTGATATACCACAAATGCTGGAATATGCCATTGGTGACGAATATGATTTAATAACGGGCATACGGCAAAAAAGAAAAGATTCGCTTGTTAAAAAAATACCTTCAAAAATTGCAAATTTCTTGGTTCGAAGGGTCACTAAACTTGATATTAAAGACAATGGCTGTGCCCTAAAAGTTTTTACCAAGGATATTGCCAAGGGGTTGAACCTTTACGGTGAGATGCATCGTTTTATCACTTTACTGGCATATTTGGAAGGTGCACAAATAAAACAAGTCCCCGTAAAACACCATGCACGCCATGCTGGCGTATCCAAATACGGACTGGAACGGGTTTTTAAAGTAGTTGCAGATATGATGCTGTTGCTTTTTATCCGAAAGTATTTTCAAAGACCCATACATCTTTTTGGAATTTTTGGTGTCTTACTTATCATTCTAGGATTTTTAATAAACATTTATCTGCTCATTGTTAAACTTGGATTTGGCGAGGATATAGGTAGTAGACCTTTGCTCATATTTGGAATGATGTTCATCTTGGGGGGTATTCAGCTTTTCACCATTGGTATTGTGATGGAACTTCTTATCCGTACCTATTACGAATCACAACAAAAAAGACCATATCGTGTCAAAAAAATTACAATAGGTGAAGGAAAAGCTGCGTAA
- a CDS encoding lysylphosphatidylglycerol synthase transmembrane domain-containing protein, with amino-acid sequence MKEKLRKRLITVLKISISAVLIYFIFTKIDFEAVVQTLKKSNPFYLFIGMSLFVISKILSSFRLNLYFHQIGVNISQLSNLKLYLLGMFYNLFLPGGIGGDAYKGYVIQKKYRSGTKKVVSVLLLDRLSGMLLIFIYACAFGLFVNTVLFQDFSWIFLFGIPISVIVFCLLHKKFFSYTMPIFWKSIGYSTFVQLSQVFCVLCILKSFGIGLYTFEYLFIFLVSSIISVIPLTIGGIGSREVTFLYGAKWLGLDPNISISISFTFFLITAVVSLFGILYHFKKPKLETFS; translated from the coding sequence GTGAAGGAAAAGCTGCGTAAAAGGCTCATTACCGTATTGAAAATCAGTATTAGTGCGGTCTTGATTTACTTTATTTTCACTAAAATTGATTTTGAAGCTGTCGTCCAAACCCTAAAAAAGAGCAATCCTTTCTATTTGTTCATAGGGATGTCACTTTTTGTCATTTCCAAAATCTTATCATCGTTTAGACTCAATCTTTATTTTCATCAGATTGGAGTAAATATTTCCCAACTCAGCAATTTAAAATTATACCTGCTTGGCATGTTCTACAACCTCTTTCTTCCTGGCGGTATAGGTGGGGATGCCTACAAGGGGTATGTAATTCAGAAAAAATATAGATCGGGAACAAAAAAAGTCGTTTCGGTATTATTGTTGGACCGTTTAAGCGGTATGCTATTGATTTTTATTTATGCATGTGCTTTTGGGCTTTTTGTGAACACTGTTTTATTTCAGGATTTTTCATGGATATTTTTGTTTGGTATTCCGATAAGTGTAATAGTCTTTTGTCTTTTGCACAAAAAGTTTTTTTCATATACCATGCCCATTTTCTGGAAATCCATAGGATATTCAACGTTTGTTCAATTGTCCCAAGTTTTTTGTGTTCTTTGTATTTTAAAATCTTTTGGTATAGGGTTATATACTTTTGAGTATCTATTTATCTTTTTGGTTTCTTCAATAATATCCGTAATTCCTTTAACAATTGGTGGAATAGGAAGTAGGGAGGTAACTTTTCTATATGGTGCAAAATGGTTGGGATTGGACCCGAACATTTCTATCAGTATCAGTTTTACATTTTTTCTGATTACCGCTGTAGTTTCATTATTTGGGATACTCTACCATTTTAAAAAACCGAAACTGGAAACCTTTTCTTAA
- a CDS encoding ArnT family glycosyltransferase: MISSLRYWFLLFLVILVYITGMFVTLFENDSAQFAVMAMRMVQENDFFTLIKGTEEYLDKPHMHYWLAALSFKIFGIHDWAYRIPGILATLLGAYSCYGLGKLLYNIDIGKFSALIFMTAQTIVLSTIDVRTDAVLTGFTIFAIWQLVAYIEKNTFWNIILGAFAAGIAFSTKGQIALVVIGISILCHLAYTRKWNRLFNWKIFIALLVFGITISPMLYAYYLQFDLHPEKVIRGKSARSGIFFIFWEQSFERLSGEGVGKNSNDFFFFFHTFLWVFLPWTVLALIAYWRRVKTFWKLRFKYRPQFEFLTLGGITILFFVISFAQFKLPHYINILIPLYAILAASYLHSLYRHSKDLVIKGLLGIQYFILSLVFIFSLLVCFHVFKFQNLHSYLILLALLATIVYFCLKREEYYMRIITLSVYSSLLLNGVMNAHFYPELLKYQAGSTMAKKVYEHGITVNNVYKISERHTWALDFYNKKPVTIISQSELESIDDAWVYVTGKELEQLRNSGIRWSEQITVDQFRITRLQVKFLNPHTRHKILNQMHLVHID, from the coding sequence TTGATATCATCTCTAAGATATTGGTTTTTACTTTTTCTTGTTATTCTGGTGTATATCACCGGAATGTTCGTGACCCTTTTTGAAAATGATTCCGCGCAGTTTGCCGTAATGGCGATGAGAATGGTGCAGGAAAATGATTTTTTCACGCTCATCAAAGGCACTGAAGAATATCTGGACAAACCCCACATGCATTATTGGTTGGCCGCCTTGTCTTTTAAAATTTTTGGAATTCATGATTGGGCGTATAGAATACCGGGAATCTTAGCGACCTTGCTTGGAGCCTATAGTTGTTACGGTTTGGGAAAATTGCTCTATAATATTGATATTGGTAAGTTTTCCGCATTAATTTTTATGACTGCCCAAACTATTGTCCTTTCCACAATTGATGTTCGTACAGATGCTGTTCTGACAGGGTTTACCATATTCGCCATCTGGCAATTGGTAGCTTACATTGAAAAAAATACATTTTGGAATATTATATTGGGAGCCTTTGCTGCTGGGATAGCTTTTTCTACTAAAGGCCAAATCGCATTGGTGGTCATCGGTATTTCAATCTTGTGCCATCTTGCCTATACCAGAAAATGGAACCGATTGTTCAATTGGAAGATTTTCATTGCATTGTTGGTATTTGGGATTACTATTTCTCCGATGCTTTACGCTTATTATTTGCAGTTTGATCTTCATCCTGAAAAAGTGATACGCGGAAAGAGTGCTAGAAGCGGTATTTTTTTTATTTTTTGGGAGCAGAGCTTTGAGAGATTGAGTGGAGAAGGTGTAGGCAAGAACAGTAATGATTTCTTTTTCTTTTTTCATACATTTTTATGGGTTTTCTTGCCTTGGACCGTATTGGCTTTGATTGCATATTGGCGTCGTGTAAAAACGTTTTGGAAACTACGGTTCAAGTACAGACCACAATTTGAATTTTTAACCTTGGGTGGCATCACAATATTATTTTTTGTAATAAGTTTTGCCCAGTTTAAACTTCCCCATTATATAAATATTTTGATTCCGCTGTACGCAATACTGGCTGCATCCTACTTACATAGTTTATATAGGCACTCAAAAGATTTGGTTATAAAAGGGCTTTTGGGTATTCAATATTTTATTCTTAGTCTAGTCTTCATTTTTTCGCTTTTGGTGTGTTTCCATGTTTTTAAATTTCAAAATCTTCACAGTTATTTAATTCTATTGGCACTGCTTGCCACTATAGTATATTTCTGTTTAAAGCGGGAAGAATATTATATGCGGATTATCACATTGTCGGTATATAGTTCTTTATTGTTGAACGGAGTTATGAACGCACATTTTTATCCAGAACTGTTAAAATATCAAGCAGGTTCTACCATGGCCAAAAAAGTTTATGAGCATGGGATTACCGTAAACAATGTTTACAAAATCTCAGAACGCCATACTTGGGCATTGGATTTCTATAATAAAAAGCCTGTTACAATTATTTCGCAATCAGAATTGGAAAGTATCGATGATGCTTGGGTCTATGTGACGGGTAAAGAATTGGAGCAACTTCGTAATTCTGGAATCCGTTGGAGCGAACAAATAACCGTGGACCAGTTTCGGATTACTAGGTTACAGGTAAAGTTTCTGAACCCTCATACACGTCATAAAATACTGAACCAAATGCATTTGGTGCATATCGATTAA
- a CDS encoding phosphatase PAP2 family protein — protein sequence MLEELIQQDKELFLFLNGLGTQVWDGLWLIITNKFSAIPLYALLLFLVYKHLGAKHTLVILIFVALLITATDQLANFFKYGVQRLRPCYDEEINTMVRLVKKSCGGKFGYFSAHASNAMALASFFSVILGSRIKYISIFLIIWAVLVGYSRIYIGVHFPLDVATGMVIGAVFGWLFAKLAIFAFQKFGP from the coding sequence ATGCTTGAAGAGCTTATACAGCAGGATAAAGAACTTTTCTTGTTCTTAAATGGATTGGGAACCCAAGTTTGGGACGGTCTTTGGCTAATTATTACAAACAAGTTCAGTGCAATTCCCCTTTATGCTTTGCTACTTTTTTTGGTCTACAAACATTTAGGAGCAAAACACACACTTGTCATTTTGATTTTTGTGGCGTTACTGATTACCGCAACGGACCAATTGGCCAATTTCTTTAAATATGGTGTACAACGACTAAGGCCATGTTATGACGAAGAAATAAATACAATGGTGAGACTGGTCAAAAAATCCTGCGGTGGAAAATTCGGATATTTTTCAGCACATGCTTCCAATGCAATGGCCTTAGCATCCTTTTTTTCGGTTATATTGGGTTCTCGGATAAAATACATATCCATATTTTTGATTATCTGGGCAGTTTTAGTCGGTTATAGCAGAATTTATATTGGAGTCCATTTCCCTCTAGATGTGGCTACTGGAATGGTAATAGGTGCTGTTTTTGGTTGGTTGTTTGCCAAGTTGGCTATATTTGCATTCCAAAAATTCGGACCTTGA
- a CDS encoding MATE family efflux transporter: MFQQYTKEFVYNLKLAYPVILGMLGHTFVAFADNIMVGQLGTAELAAVSLGNSFVFIAMSLGIGFSTAITPLVAEADGAGNKADGKSALKHGLVLCTMLGLSLFGIILLCKPLLHYMRQPLEVVELAIPYLELVAFSLVPLIIFQALKQFSEGLSQTKYPMYATILANVVNITINYLLIFGSFGFPKLGIVGAAIGTLASRFIMVAYIWFLLKRKDKFKPYVTEINFRIIEKKVISKIINLGFPSALQMFFEVAIFTAAIWLSGVLGKNAQAANQIALNLSSMTFMVGMGLSVAAMVRVGNQKGLQNFKELRRIAESIFFLTLLLEIVFAVLFLIGRFWLPTIYLDVDDIINQADNTEVIFIAAKLLLVAAFFQISDGIQVVVLGALRGLQDVKIPTLITFIAYWLIGFPISYYFGLFTEFKSSGIWMGLLLGLTASAVMLYIRFNYLTKKLITN; this comes from the coding sequence TTGTTTCAGCAATATACCAAAGAGTTCGTTTATAACCTTAAGCTTGCATATCCTGTTATTCTGGGGATGTTAGGGCACACATTTGTTGCATTTGCCGATAACATTATGGTGGGGCAATTGGGAACTGCAGAATTAGCGGCCGTATCACTGGGCAATAGCTTTGTGTTCATTGCAATGTCCCTGGGCATTGGTTTTTCAACCGCAATAACCCCTTTGGTTGCAGAAGCAGACGGTGCAGGCAACAAAGCGGACGGTAAAAGTGCATTAAAACACGGATTGGTATTGTGCACCATGTTGGGACTTTCCCTTTTTGGAATAATCCTATTGTGCAAACCACTTCTGCACTATATGAGACAGCCGCTCGAGGTGGTTGAGCTTGCTATTCCTTATTTGGAATTGGTGGCTTTCTCTTTGGTTCCGCTCATTATTTTTCAAGCTTTAAAACAATTTTCAGAAGGTCTTTCCCAGACAAAATATCCAATGTATGCTACTATTTTGGCCAATGTGGTTAACATAACCATCAACTATTTATTGATTTTTGGCTCTTTTGGTTTCCCAAAACTGGGTATTGTTGGAGCGGCTATCGGAACCTTGGCATCACGTTTTATTATGGTCGCTTACATATGGTTTTTATTGAAACGAAAAGATAAATTTAAGCCATACGTAACCGAAATCAATTTTAGGATAATTGAAAAGAAAGTAATCAGTAAAATCATAAATCTAGGATTTCCATCAGCGTTACAAATGTTTTTTGAGGTAGCCATATTTACAGCGGCGATATGGTTGAGCGGTGTGCTTGGCAAAAACGCCCAAGCTGCCAATCAAATTGCATTGAATTTGAGCAGTATGACTTTTATGGTGGGAATGGGTTTGAGCGTAGCCGCGATGGTACGGGTTGGAAACCAAAAGGGATTGCAGAATTTTAAAGAACTCAGAAGAATTGCAGAGTCCATATTTTTTCTGACATTGCTATTGGAAATTGTATTTGCCGTACTTTTTTTGATAGGCAGATTTTGGTTGCCAACGATTTATTTAGATGTTGATGACATAATCAATCAAGCAGACAATACAGAAGTGATTTTTATTGCCGCCAAATTACTATTGGTCGCTGCATTTTTTCAGATATCAGATGGAATTCAAGTTGTGGTTTTAGGGGCGCTCAGAGGATTGCAAGATGTGAAGATTCCGACCTTGATTACATTTATAGCATATTGGTTGATAGGCTTTCCCATAAGTTATTATTTTGGGCTGTTCACTGAATTTAAAAGTTCGGGGATTTGGATGGGATTATTATTGGGACTTACCGCATCAGCAGTAATGTTGTATATTCGATTCAATTATTTGACCAAAAAGTTGATCACAAATTAA
- the mazG gene encoding nucleoside triphosphate pyrophosphohydrolase: protein MNPRSDQLEAFDRLLTIMEELRAKCPWDKKQTMQTLRHLTIEETYELGDAILENDLDEVKKELGDLLLHIVFYAKIGSETNNFDIADVANEICEKLINRHPHIYGDVKVNSEDEVKQNWENIKLKEGKKSVLEGVPNGLPALVKASRIQEKVAGVGFDWEHPEQVFDKVKEELSELQEEINWANNDKIEAEFGDVLFSLVNYARFLNVNPENALELTNKKFIKRFQYLEKKAKKAKKSLKDMTLAEMDVFWEEAKHL from the coding sequence ATGAATCCAAGATCTGATCAGCTAGAGGCTTTTGATAGACTATTGACCATAATGGAAGAATTAAGGGCAAAATGCCCGTGGGACAAAAAGCAGACCATGCAGACACTCCGTCACTTAACCATTGAAGAAACCTATGAGTTGGGGGATGCTATCTTGGAGAACGATTTGGATGAGGTAAAGAAAGAGCTCGGGGATTTGTTGTTGCATATTGTTTTTTACGCCAAAATAGGCTCCGAAACGAACAATTTTGACATTGCTGATGTAGCAAACGAAATTTGTGAAAAATTGATTAACCGACACCCCCATATTTATGGTGACGTAAAGGTCAATAGTGAAGATGAGGTTAAACAGAATTGGGAAAACATAAAGCTTAAAGAAGGTAAAAAAAGCGTACTGGAAGGTGTGCCCAATGGTCTACCTGCATTGGTGAAGGCTAGTAGAATCCAAGAAAAAGTTGCCGGAGTGGGTTTTGACTGGGAACATCCTGAACAAGTATTTGATAAAGTAAAGGAGGAACTTTCAGAACTTCAAGAAGAAATAAACTGGGCCAATAATGATAAAATCGAGGCCGAGTTCGGAGATGTTCTATTTTCTCTTGTAAATTATGCCCGTTTTTTAAATGTCAATCCAGAAAATGCGCTGGAGCTTACCAATAAAAAATTCATTAAAAGATTTCAATATTTGGAAAAAAAAGCCAAGAAAGCTAAAAAATCATTAAAGGACATGACACTGGCAGAAATGGATGTTTTTTGGGAGGAGGCCAAGCATTTATAG
- the bglX gene encoding beta-glucosidase BglX, producing MNNTIMAQKNTIDQRVDSLLSQMTLEEKVGQMNQYNGFWDVTGPAPQGGNAEIKYQHLKQGLVGSMLNVTGTKEVRKLQKLVIEETRLGIPLIFGYDVIHGYKTLAPIPLAEAASWDLKAIQNSARIAADEASAVGLNWTFAPMVDISRDARWGRVMEGAGEDTYLGAKIAEARVRGFQGDDLSKPNTIAACAKHFAAYGFAEAGREYNTVDIGTSTLFNAILPPFKAAVDANVKTVMNGFNILNGVPVTGSTFLQRDILKQKWGFEGFVISDWASVGEMVPHGFANDLKHASELGVKAGCDMDMESYAYVNHLVESVKEGKVDEKLIDDAVRRILKVKFELGLFDDPYRYCDEKRERERPYHKDHQEAVLDMALKSMVLLKNEGNLLPIKKDQQRIAVIGDLADDKNSPLGSWRLGSDDNTAVSVLEGLKAYSNEINYLQGPKVFDDSANFLENVLINETDTSGIDEAVALAKESDIVLMVLGEHGFQSGEARSRTKLNLPGLQLNVLKAVYKVNKNIVLILMNGRPLTINWEAENIPAILETWQLGSQAGNAIAKVLFGDYNPSGKLPMTFPRSLGQIPIYYNHFNTGRPIKEPNVFWSHYNDEKNEPLFPFGYGLSYTNFTYSNLKIDTSDQKNVKVSVTLTNSGDMEGEEVAQLYIHDKVASVTRPVKELKGFQKIKISPRESKEIKFVLTDSELGFFNNDHEFIVEPGRFDIMVGTNSQEGLTGSFLID from the coding sequence ATGAACAATACGATTATGGCCCAAAAAAATACAATAGACCAAAGAGTGGATTCCTTACTATCCCAAATGACCTTAGAGGAAAAGGTTGGCCAAATGAACCAATACAATGGATTTTGGGATGTGACCGGTCCTGCACCACAGGGAGGCAATGCAGAAATAAAATACCAGCACTTAAAACAAGGTTTGGTAGGCTCCATGCTAAACGTAACCGGTACAAAAGAGGTGAGGAAACTCCAAAAATTGGTTATTGAAGAAACACGCTTGGGCATACCTTTAATTTTTGGATATGATGTTATCCACGGTTATAAAACATTGGCGCCTATCCCCTTGGCCGAAGCCGCAAGCTGGGACCTTAAAGCCATCCAGAACTCTGCAAGAATTGCGGCGGATGAAGCTTCTGCAGTAGGACTAAACTGGACCTTTGCTCCCATGGTAGATATTTCTAGGGATGCACGTTGGGGAAGAGTTATGGAAGGTGCTGGAGAAGATACATACTTAGGTGCTAAAATAGCAGAAGCAAGAGTAAGGGGATTTCAAGGTGATGACCTTTCCAAACCAAATACAATAGCTGCCTGTGCCAAGCATTTTGCCGCTTACGGTTTTGCAGAGGCCGGGCGGGAATACAATACTGTGGACATAGGGACCTCCACACTTTTCAATGCTATACTGCCACCATTTAAAGCTGCCGTAGATGCCAATGTAAAGACCGTTATGAACGGGTTCAATATTTTAAACGGTGTTCCCGTAACCGGAAGCACTTTTTTGCAACGCGATATATTGAAACAAAAGTGGGGATTTGAAGGATTTGTAATTTCAGATTGGGCATCCGTTGGCGAAATGGTGCCGCACGGATTTGCCAATGATTTGAAACATGCTTCTGAATTGGGGGTCAAAGCAGGGTGTGACATGGACATGGAATCCTATGCTTATGTAAACCATTTGGTCGAAAGCGTAAAAGAAGGAAAAGTTGACGAAAAACTAATCGATGATGCTGTCCGTCGAATTCTAAAGGTGAAATTTGAATTAGGGTTATTTGATGATCCTTACCGTTATTGCGATGAAAAAAGAGAACGAGAGCGTCCTTATCATAAAGACCACCAAGAAGCTGTATTGGATATGGCCTTGAAATCCATGGTACTTTTAAAGAATGAGGGAAATCTACTTCCAATTAAAAAAGACCAACAAAGAATAGCTGTAATTGGGGATTTGGCAGACGATAAAAACAGTCCTTTGGGAAGTTGGCGTTTGGGCTCCGATGACAATACAGCCGTCTCTGTTTTAGAGGGCTTAAAGGCATATTCCAATGAGATAAACTATTTGCAAGGACCCAAGGTATTTGATGATAGTGCCAATTTCCTCGAAAATGTTTTGATCAATGAAACAGATACTTCCGGAATCGATGAAGCCGTGGCATTGGCCAAAGAATCAGATATAGTGCTTATGGTCTTGGGGGAGCATGGTTTTCAGAGCGGAGAAGCTCGTAGCCGTACCAAACTTAACCTACCAGGGTTGCAATTGAATGTTTTAAAAGCAGTCTACAAGGTAAACAAAAACATAGTTTTGATTTTAATGAACGGTCGACCACTTACCATTAATTGGGAAGCTGAAAACATTCCGGCTATTTTAGAAACATGGCAACTGGGCAGCCAAGCAGGAAACGCTATCGCCAAAGTATTGTTTGGGGATTATAATCCAAGTGGGAAACTCCCGATGACATTTCCAAGAAGTTTGGGGCAAATCCCAATTTATTACAATCATTTTAATACAGGTCGACCCATTAAGGAGCCCAATGTTTTTTGGTCCCATTACAACGATGAGAAAAATGAGCCCCTGTTCCCATTTGGTTATGGATTGAGTTATACAAACTTTACCTATTCAAATTTAAAGATTGATACTTCCGATCAAAAAAATGTTAAGGTTTCTGTTACATTGACCAATTCAGGGGATATGGAAGGTGAAGAAGTGGCACAGCTTTATATCCATGATAAAGTTGCAAGTGTTACAAGGCCAGTAAAAGAATTAAAAGGTTTTCAAAAAATAAAAATCAGCCCTCGTGAATCAAAGGAAATCAAATTTGTTTTGACGGATTCAGAGCTAGGGTTTTTTAATAATGACCATGAATTTATCGTTGAGCCTGGAAGGTTTGACATTATGGTAGGTACCAATTCACAAGAAGGACTCACCGGTTCGTTCTTAATAGATTAA
- a CDS encoding GDSL-type esterase/lipase family protein, with amino-acid sequence MRYFFFFFLFITTFQAQEIVPFAKEVNEIKAKIDSIWDNKKETIVFTGSSSIRMWRNLQDQFPEDQIINTGFGGSQTSDLKLFLNELILDYNPSQVFIYEGDNDIFAKKRPNVIIETMQGIIHILKERNPKIKIVLISAKPSISRWHLRGRYKRLNKRLNKLALNTPRVFYADVWTTMLHRRKLKKDLFIEDGLHMNAKGYDLWYEVIKNYMNTTNP; translated from the coding sequence ATGCGATACTTTTTTTTCTTTTTTCTATTCATAACTACCTTTCAAGCACAGGAAATAGTTCCTTTTGCAAAAGAGGTAAATGAGATTAAGGCCAAAATAGATTCAATTTGGGACAACAAAAAGGAAACTATAGTCTTTACAGGCAGTTCCAGTATACGGATGTGGAGAAATTTACAAGATCAATTTCCAGAAGACCAAATCATTAATACAGGATTCGGAGGATCACAAACATCTGACCTAAAACTCTTTTTAAACGAATTGATTTTGGATTACAATCCAAGTCAAGTATTTATTTACGAGGGCGATAACGATATCTTCGCAAAAAAAAGACCCAATGTTATCATTGAGACGATGCAAGGGATAATTCATATTCTGAAAGAGCGAAATCCAAAAATAAAAATTGTACTCATCTCTGCTAAGCCAAGTATTTCAAGATGGCATCTTAGAGGACGATACAAACGGCTGAATAAACGACTGAACAAGTTGGCCTTAAATACGCCAAGGGTTTTCTACGCTGATGTCTGGACCACCATGTTGCATAGAAGAAAACTAAAAAAAGATCTCTTTATCGAGGATGGGCTGCACATGAATGCAAAAGGATATGACCTATGGTACGAAGTAATCAAAAATTATATGAATACAACCAATCCCTAA
- a CDS encoding family 20 glycosylhydrolase has product MLPKALLILTAITFMAACQPPKKEIDYPPTDLSKNYLIPKPVKVIPTKTAFGLSKNTVIYTSQDDEQFKNVGAFLANKIKTKTGLDINVNSINENNPIAQIIYINQSDSINLKTPESYQLYIKKDSIFLNAKTAAGAFRGIQTLRQLIPEASNDTLTDHPLWLIPSGKIFDEPKFEYRGIMLDVARHFFTIEEVKKFLDILSYYKYNTLHLHLSDDQGWRIEIKSWPKLTQIGGQTEVGGGIGGFYTQEDYKELVSYAAERHITIIPEIDMPGHTNAASLSYSFLNGNGKIIKPYTGTRVGFSTFATQKDTVYAFLDDVIGEIASISPGPYFHIGGDESHVTKKKDYINFVEKVEKIVQKHGKRMIGWDEIVEGNIDSTSIAQHWNTTANALKASENNSKVILSPAIKAYLDMKYDSLSKHGLDWAGFIPVDVAYKWNPETYVEGLPKESILGIEAPLWSETISNIGELEYLAFPRAIGYAELGWSSSKNLDWEDYKKRLANQVPFLQRMSVKYYPTKSVDWED; this is encoded by the coding sequence ATGCTACCAAAAGCCTTATTAATTTTAACAGCGATCACTTTTATGGCGGCCTGCCAACCACCAAAAAAAGAAATTGATTATCCTCCTACGGATCTCTCCAAAAATTACTTGATTCCAAAACCCGTAAAAGTTATTCCAACAAAAACAGCATTCGGGTTATCTAAAAATACGGTCATCTACACTTCTCAAGATGATGAACAATTTAAAAATGTAGGTGCGTTTTTGGCAAACAAAATCAAAACAAAAACAGGCTTGGACATCAATGTAAATAGCATAAATGAAAATAATCCAATAGCTCAAATAATATACATCAACCAGTCTGATAGTATAAATTTAAAAACTCCTGAATCATATCAACTGTACATTAAAAAAGATTCGATTTTTTTGAACGCAAAAACCGCTGCAGGAGCTTTTAGGGGAATACAGACTTTGAGACAACTCATTCCCGAGGCAAGTAACGATACGCTTACCGACCATCCTTTATGGTTGATTCCTTCAGGAAAAATTTTTGATGAACCCAAGTTTGAATATAGAGGGATCATGCTTGATGTTGCCAGACATTTTTTTACTATTGAAGAAGTAAAGAAATTCTTGGACATACTTTCTTATTATAAATACAATACACTGCACTTGCATCTTTCGGATGATCAAGGATGGCGCATAGAAATAAAATCTTGGCCCAAGCTAACACAAATCGGCGGCCAGACGGAAGTTGGTGGTGGCATCGGAGGTTTTTATACGCAGGAAGATTATAAGGAATTGGTAAGCTATGCTGCAGAAAGGCATATCACCATAATACCTGAAATTGATATGCCAGGCCACACTAACGCCGCTTCTTTAAGCTATTCATTTTTAAACGGGAATGGAAAGATTATAAAGCCCTATACTGGCACGCGGGTCGGCTTCAGTACTTTTGCAACGCAAAAAGATACGGTCTACGCTTTCTTGGATGATGTTATCGGTGAGATTGCATCCATTTCACCAGGACCATATTTTCATATAGGCGGCGATGAGAGCCATGTCACAAAGAAGAAAGATTATATAAATTTTGTGGAGAAAGTTGAAAAAATTGTTCAAAAACATGGCAAACGAATGATTGGTTGGGATGAAATTGTTGAAGGGAATATAGATTCCACAAGTATTGCCCAACATTGGAATACAACGGCAAATGCTTTAAAAGCTTCCGAAAATAACAGTAAAGTGATTTTATCGCCGGCCATAAAAGCATATTTGGACATGAAATATGATTCACTTTCCAAACATGGGCTGGATTGGGCTGGATTTATACCAGTTGACGTTGCTTATAAATGGAATCCGGAAACATATGTTGAAGGACTGCCAAAAGAAAGCATTCTTGGTATTGAAGCGCCTCTTTGGTCAGAGACCATTTCAAACATTGGTGAGCTGGAATATTTAGCTTTCCCAAGAGCAATAGGTTATGCCGAACTAGGATGGTCCAGTTCAAAAAATTTGGACTGGGAGGATTATAAGAAGCGATTGGCAAATCAAGTACCCTTTTTACAACGAATGAGCGTCAAGTATTATCCAACCAAATCTGTTGATTGGGAAGATTGA